ttaaatgaatataaaatatttttttattttgaataaattaaacttgacctttaaagtttgagattatttatttatttatttatttttttttgttgctcttcaagtttgtctttgttttcaataataataattgttaagtgtcaacaaaataattttttatttatattttgaattccTCCTAAGGGTTAACATAAGAATCGGTCTTAGGACCTAAATGAAAACAATTccaatggtaaaaaaatataatttcttttattttatactattatataaatataatattgcACTGTAATACTAAAATGGGTCATGCTAATGAGTACCTTTGGGGCAATGGTTAACAATacattttagtaaaattttgatacaacttttatgggaaatagaaaaagttatcaaaacattaattacttttttttttccataaaaacattctttaaatggattattaatcaTTACCTTAAGAACATTCATTAGCATTTCCTTACTAAAATAGTGAGATTTTCTTCCATGGGGAACTTAGGCCCTGTTTAGTAACGGTGtttaaatgacaaaaaattgcTATTTAAACACTACAACACatatttttactcacacaaattTTTACAGAacttaaataacattacaaaaaATCTTTTCCCAAACAACCCTTAGACATTTACATAAATGGATTATAGGAGAATCTTTTCAGGCTCAACTCAAGAAGGTTGGGTAAATTATCATCGTTCAATATGatgaccaaaaataatatttgattaaaaaagaaaagaaaagaatattacTTGATTAAGTAATGGTGTTTAAATgacaaaaattgttatttaaataatacaacacatgttttcacacatattttcaaacttAAATAACATTATTACAAATCTCTTCCCAAACAACCTTAAACATTTACATAAATGGATTATAGGAGAATCTTTCAGACTCAACTCAAGAAGGTTGGGTAAATTAACATCATTCAATATGAtggctaaaaataatatttgattaaaaaagaaaaagaagagcatATTACTTGATTAAGCGAGACGCAGTTTAGTTTGTTGAAGAAAGATTAAAGAAGTTAATTACTTCATGACGTAGTAACAGAAGTGCATCAATCACAAACCAATCATGGATTGTTGAGTGACTCAGTGGACAAACCCAGAGTCTGACTCTTGAGGCCTGAAAAAAAGTTGACAATCAGTCACTTTTCCTAGGCTCAAAATGGTATCACTGTTACTATTGCTATAAATAAAACCgacaaaaaacccaaacaaaatcaaaaggaTCTAACAGTTATTCTCTCGACAATATTTACTCGATTCAATTGCCTTACTCCATACGCTACAACAAATCCCCCAGAATAGCAGTAAGTCAGTAACTGTGcttcaaaacaataaaaacaaaattgcagTTTCTGAATAAAGATTTCATACCAATCTAGTCATtccatttatattaaaattttggctaaaatgtaaaatttacatttaaatataagtaggatttaattcaaaatttgttttcattCATCTTAGTCCTTTTAGTTCTAAGTAGATTTAATTATGGTCTCTCCATTAAATTTTGTTCAATATTGCTTAATTGtccaaacttttaatttttttcttcaaattataaaaattcaattccaagtatattaaaattttggctaaaatacaaaactcacacttaaaatataaatagaatttatttcaattttttttttggttattttaatcCTCTAAGTTTTAAGTAGATTCAATTAAGGTCTCTcaatcaaattttgtttaatattgCTTAATTGtccaaacttttaatttttttcttcaaatttaaaaaagagtccaattaatgattgaaaatattttcaaaacatttttaataaaaaatttaactgaagatgatgaaaagatattaattaaataaatttgaaaatgtcttaattgaataaacttggaACTCATAAAACTAAAATGAATTATGGTGAAACTTATAAGTCTAATTTTCCCATTtaagtctattttttttttagcaagtctaaatttttaaatattaagggtctgtttgggatctgtttattttgttgaaactgtaaaatttttgttgaaagtattatagataaagataaaagttagttgaaatagtacaatgagacttatgaatagtaccaacAAGTGCagtaagacccatgaatagtagaaaaaaataagttgacaaaaataatcttaCCAAACAGACACTAAATCATaagattattaaaatattaatccaaTTTGGTCTATTTACACactatctacttttttttttttttttttttgggataagtagATAATGTGTAAATGGTCCTAGATGCTCGTATAAAGATTAAATCATCACGTAATAGATAAGAGTCTTATAATTCAACTTATTGACATTTTCTTAACGTATTTTACGTTtcgaataaaaaagaaaagaaaagagaaaaaaatctatttctataatatttttacaataaattataagtggtgagttgttattattagttattacgagtgggtaacaaaataatttaaatcttGGATtcaaatgaaaaccaataacaacatatcatttataatttgtaataaaaatattataaaaatattgtgaatttaACGCAggtcaaaaattaaataactagAAGTAAGGAAAACTAAATTTGGAGGTAAACAATTTTGGAAGAAATTTCCTACTAGAAGTCTAGAACCGACCACAAGTGCCAGCCATGCCAAACAGAAGACtgcacaacaaaacaaacacaacaagaCTCATTTTACAACCTCGAAATATTAGATAAAATCTTAACAGTGGATCCTACCCATCCGtgcaaagattaaataaaataatataaataaaataaaataagataaatctCTTTGGCACAAGCGCAGTGCACAACACATGAGAGATAAAAGCCACACACAGCTATAACATAGGAGTTAAGACACCccatttcttctctcttccaTAAACAaagctcaaacaaaaaaaaaaaaacagagtccGGTAGAGAGAGAAATACTGAAATAGAGagaggttttttttgtttgtttgaaaatGAAGCTATCCACAAAACCCATATCGAGTCCGGGTCGGACTGAGAAGTTTCCACCACCATTGATGAGGTTTCTGAGGACCAATGTGGGGAGCAGAAGCAGAGGCAGGGCACGTTCAAGCCCAATGTTTGTTCGCAACAAAAGGAACTCCAACGCCGCCATTGAAACTCAAGAACCAACTTCTCCAAAGGTTACATGCATGGGCCAAGTCCGGGTCCGCCGCTCCTCCAACAAACAACCCTGCAAGGCTCGGAACCGCCGTGTCGGAGCCAAGACAAGACGCAGGTGCAAATGGCTCCAAAATGCTCTGTTATGCCGCCATATTGCCTTGAATAGGAAAACAAGGTGTTGCGGGCCGGCTTGGCGCAAGTGGGTCTTGTTTTTTCAAGTGGGATTTCGACGAAAAGGCGAAACTCGACAAGATTCACCAAAATCTGAACAGAAATTTGggaataaaattgaattttcagaGCGAGAAGATGGGGAAGaggaagaacaagaacaagaagatcTTGAAAAAGAAGTTCTAGCTAAGGTCTTTGTGTCTAATTCATGTTCACCACCAAAGAATGCTTTTTTGTTAACTAGGTGCAGATCTGCTCCGTACAGATCTTCATCTCTGGCCAGTAGATTCTGGGAATCACCGCTCGGGACAGAGGAAATAGAGGAACAGAGGAAAAGAACAGAGCAAGAAAACAACAGAGACGAGGAACATGCGGAGCATACAGCGAAACCCACATCGGCAAGCGAGTCAATTTCGGATCAAGAATCGAGGATAGCTCCCGAAACCGAGAAAAAGTTGGAGTTTTTGAAAGAATTCGAAGGTTCAATTAAAGAAGGATTCCTCAGCTCCTCAAACGTTGAAGAATTGAAAGCTGTAGATGTCTCTGTAGGGCCTCTTATACTCACAAGGTGTAAATCAGAACCAGCAAGAACCGGAGAGAAGCTTGTTCCAGAATATAATTTctggaaaagaagaaggttgGGTCTCACTAGTTCAAACTCACAACCTGTTTTGTGATTAAATCCATTATTATAATCTCtacccctttttat
The sequence above is drawn from the Quercus robur chromosome 7, dhQueRobu3.1, whole genome shotgun sequence genome and encodes:
- the LOC126691791 gene encoding uncharacterized protein LOC126691791; this translates as MKLSTKPISSPGRTEKFPPPLMRFLRTNVGSRSRGRARSSPMFVRNKRNSNAAIETQEPTSPKVTCMGQVRVRRSSNKQPCKARNRRVGAKTRRRCKWLQNALLCRHIALNRKTRCCGPAWRKWVLFFQVGFRRKGETRQDSPKSEQKFGNKIEFSEREDGEEEEQEQEDLEKEVLAKVFVSNSCSPPKNAFLLTRCRSAPYRSSSLASRFWESPLGTEEIEEQRKRTEQENNRDEEHAEHTAKPTSASESISDQESRIAPETEKKLEFLKEFEGSIKEGFLSSSNVEELKAVDVSVGPLILTRCKSEPARTGEKLVPEYNFWKRRRLGLTSSNSQPVL